A window of the Dyadobacter pollutisoli genome harbors these coding sequences:
- a CDS encoding ROK family protein: MNIGVDIGGTNLRAGIESGGAITRQNKTLLKNKESLSSTLDQLMELIRPLTKYPVKGIGIGVPSVVDVSKGIVYNVMNIPSWEEVALGDIIQNEFNLPVSINNDVNCFVLGEHRFGLARKFRSVIGMAIGTGLGSGIIIDNHLYAGKNCGAGEIGMLPYKDSVLENYVCSRFFEDSLGIDAFAAHEAALKGSKRAIEVWEEFGVHLGAVVKAIMYTYDPEAIVLGGSIAKANQFFQDSMLDSIQDFAYPESLKKLTLLVSENENIALLGAAALLDS, from the coding sequence ATGAACATAGGTGTAGATATCGGCGGAACGAACCTTCGGGCCGGGATAGAATCCGGCGGGGCAATTACGCGCCAGAACAAAACTTTACTGAAAAATAAGGAGTCACTTTCCTCGACGCTGGACCAGCTGATGGAGCTGATCCGTCCGCTGACGAAGTACCCCGTCAAAGGCATTGGTATCGGCGTTCCGTCGGTGGTGGACGTCAGTAAGGGGATCGTTTATAATGTGATGAACATTCCTTCGTGGGAGGAGGTAGCATTGGGTGACATTATACAGAATGAGTTCAATTTGCCGGTTTCCATTAATAATGATGTCAACTGCTTTGTCCTGGGTGAGCATCGTTTCGGGCTGGCGCGGAAATTCAGGTCGGTGATCGGGATGGCCATTGGTACCGGGCTGGGATCGGGTATTATCATCGATAACCATTTGTATGCAGGTAAAAACTGTGGTGCGGGAGAGATTGGAATGCTGCCGTATAAAGATTCGGTATTAGAAAATTATGTTTGCAGCCGTTTTTTTGAGGATTCCCTCGGTATTGACGCTTTTGCAGCCCACGAGGCAGCATTGAAAGGAAGCAAAAGGGCGATCGAGGTGTGGGAAGAGTTTGGGGTACACTTAGGCGCTGTCGTTAAGGCGATTATGTACACTTATGATCCCGAAGCGATTGTTTTGGGCGGCTCTATTGCCAAAGCAAATCAGTTTTTCCAGGATAGTATGCTCGATAGTATTCAGGATTTTGCGTATCCTGAATCGCTCAAAAAGCTGACATTGTTGGTTTCCGAAAATGAAAATATCGCACTATTAGGTGCGGCTGCCCTTCTGGATAGTTGA